The DNA segment CCCTATAAGTCCGAGTGAGATAGGCATTAGCTAAACGGCCAAGATCGCACTAATGCAAGGCGACTCACCAGTCTGTCAGAAGCCCTGCGACGTACATCGCAGCCATGACGAAGATAATGTGGAACCAGGAATACTGTTCATTTAAGCCATCAGCTATAAACTCTCATTGGGAGATAGCAGTAAGGTGAACTCACATTGTACTTGGTACCTCCtcgctcatcatccctttcttctccgatcgtagcttcgatctcatcgtcctcatcctccggTTCGTCCAGGACACTAGCAGGCAGAGACCCCGCATTGACAGCCGCCAGAATCGCCTGAtatcgcatctcatctcgcctGCCTTTCGGCTGGTTGGTTACCAATCTGacttctccgtctccgttCTCTTCACTCGCATCATTTGGCAATGCTATCGCTCCAGCTCGATGACCTTTGCCGACCAACGCTTTAGACTGCGTAGCGGCTCTCGAGGTCGAATATGCAATAGCCAAGAAAGTGAACAACGCTCCAACAATGACCGTTGTAGTCTTGGTACCTCCACTCGCATGTAGTGGATTGCAATGACCTTTCTCGTTATGGTTGACCACAGCGGACGCAGTAAGGTAGGTGCAATAGGCAGCCACCATCGATGCTTGGGTCAAACCCGATTTCGGATTGGCTTCTTGGACGGGGTGAGAGATGGCTAGGACCGTAACGATGAGCGATAGGATAAGATTGAAAGTAATAAAGAATGTATTTGTCCCGCATCCCGAtccagcgaagaagacgtaAAGCAATGTAGTGAGTGTGATTGAGGCTGCGAACATCCCGAAGGTCGATCCGACCAGTATGAATTGCCATAAACTGGATTCTGCCCTTTCCCAATTATCCAGGCATGTTTCCGACCAGGTATGGGCGAAGTCGACCAGAAGGACCAGaccgatgagaatgaagaggaaggcacCGATCGGAGCGATGTAAGAGCCGTAAAACATGAAGAATTCGTTCGGTATCAGGAACGATAAAAACGATAAGAGGAAATAGAGAAGTAGTTTTGGTCCCCACCATCTACGGAATATTGTCAGCTATCTTGCCTTTCACGTGCAACTGCTGCACAAGTGGCTTACCCATTTTGGATGGCGgctctcttcgtcttggtGGTTCTGACGCCGATAAGGGTGGCAGAGAGGAGTAAATGGAACAGCGCAAGGGCGAAACAGAATCGGTGGACCTGTCAAGTTGAAACAGAATAAGCTTCGTTCGCCTACAAATTGGCGCGTCAAGAAGCTTACAGCTAAAAGGCCGTAGCATTTACCGCCTGAGCAGtccatcttgatccagtcccagctcagcttctcgagctgTTTTATAGCTATGTCCGTACGTGACAAGTACGCCAACATCGACGATAAGGCAAATATCAACTAGATATCAGGGTCAGCTCGTGTCGAACCGAACCAGAAGTCTTCCCAAACTCACTCCGAAGCCGACCCTAGTAGCTATCGACGAGTTGCAATTACATGATTTACAGAATGCCGAGGCAGCAGTTCCGCCTGCCCGTGCCATAGACGTATCAGCTTGGCCTTGCCCGGCGAGGCGAATGCGAGAAGAGCTGAGACTTACCCATGAAGATCATGCATCCCGAAAAGAGCGAAGAGCCGATAGCTCCTATCCCACCAGTTAGGAGGGGGATGGATAGTAACGCACCCATTTTGTTGATTTGCTGGAAATTATGGGTTGAAAGAGGTTAATGTATGCAAGACAGATAGAGATATCTTATGGCTCAAACGATCAGTCGGTGGCGAAAGCACCAAAGGAGCCCACCCGCATGAAACGCTCCGAGAGGTACACATAGGCGCACCTTTCCTTTTTTAGGCTGTTACGCCTAACTTGCCCCTCCGTTGTTGCCGTAAAACCGTCCGGCACTGAAATTTCAGTAGTCGTCCTCGCAACTCCTCTCTTTTTTCTATctttccagctcatcaaaTCAAACATAATTCGCAGGCAGATCATTGTGAGTATTCTCTCCACTGACTCGCTGCCAGTGTGGCCCTACGTGCTGTAGATCTCCCCACACCACCCCCCGCGTCAACATTCCCAAGTGTGACATAACCTCCAGATGTGCCGTTTGGACCTCCTTTCTTGACTCCCACTTATTCTCGCCTACTTTTCTTTCTCGATGATGTTTGTCACCAAAGATATGTTAGACTTCTGCAGAGTAGTGATACTCACAGTAGATACTCCTTTTGACTTCTGAGAGACCACCTCTTCTCCGTCCGtccattcctccttctttaGTCTGCTGCTTCAGTGCACTGAACGTCCGGAGCTGACTGTCGAAAGAGTAGTCAAGATGACGCCGGTCGCCGTGCCAACATTGGAGGATCTAAGCATAgccgagaaagagaagaagccaGACGTGGtagagaacgaagaggaggatggggaggacgacgacgacgtAGAGGGAGACGAGACTCCAGGTGCTGGAGGTTAgcttttcctctttcggagtcttgcttgacgaagctTAGCTGACTTTGGCGTGTTTAGATgcaaagaagaaaaagaagaagaagaagtgtGAGCTGTCAAACGCCCGGTAGTCAGATgacacagctgacttgaaaatgatagcgaagaagaagaagtctgCTGCTTTGACGCAATCTGAACCTCCTCGAGTTGGACTGAGTAAGATCTTCAAAAATGGTGTCTACCCAGCGGGACAAGAAGTCGAATACAAAAATGAGTCAGTTGTCTGTCGACTAGCAACTGCGATGtgacaatcagctgattttgtAAAGCAGCACGACTTCCCGGATAACGAGTGCCgagatgagggagaaagaacgaCTAGCCCAAGATGATCCCTCGACCCGATATCAGAATATACGTAAAGCAGGAGAAGTACATCGACAAGTGCGCGCGTACGCTcagaagaatatcaagccCGGTATGAAGATGGTAGATATCGCAGATATGATAGAGAACGGTACGAGGGCTTTAGTCGAGGAGAATGGCTTCGACAGTGGGATCGGATTCCCAACTGGTTTAAGTGTCAATGAGGTGGCTGCTCATTATACCCCTAATCCCGGAGATacgaaaggtgagtgaggCACATACCCTCTAATCAGCTGACCGGTCAGGTTCAGCTCGTATAGCTAGCTGATGACATGATGCGGTGTGTCTCGCAGTGCTGAACAACGGGGATGTGATGAAAGTGGATTTCGGTGTGCATGTTAATGGCCGAATAGTGGATTCAGCATTCACCTTGAACTTTGGTGACCCCGCTTGGGACAAATTGTtggaagctgtcaaagatgCAACGAATACCGGTATAAGCGTATGTCGACACActgctcaccttgtcctGTGTGGGTGCCgccaagaagctgactcgtTATTCTTATTTCCGATACACAGGAAGCAGGTATTGACGTCCGATTATGTGATGTCGGAGAAGCGATACAAGAAGTGATGGAATCTtacgaagttgaagtcaaCGGAAAGACATACCCCGTCAAATCCATATCGAACCTTAACGGCCATTCGATAGCTCCGTACAGCATACATGGTGGAGTAGGGGAGAAACCTGGAAAATCAGTACCGATCGTGAAACAACATGGATCGAGTATCGATACtcagaagatggaagagggtgaaTACTTTGCGATTGAGACTTTTGGCTCTACCGGAAAAGGCAGGGTGGACGAGCAAGGCGCATGCTCGCATTATGCTTTGAGTCAACATGCTCCTGAGAGGTATACTGGACAGTAAGTTCTGGTCACTAGATCACTAGATTGTCGGGTATGTATGTGCTGATGACGAGTCACAGCCATCAATCCGCGAAGACTCTATTGGCGTCTATAAGGAGGAATTTCGGCTCGTTGCCTTTCTGTAGAAGGTATCTTGAACATGTCGGAGAGAAGAATTACCTTCTTGCGGTGAGCTGTTATTCGCGATCCTTTCGACCCggaacaagctgacgatagCTGTTTGCTCGTGATTAGCTCAACACACTGGTTAAGGAGAACATCGTCTTAGATTATCCACCTTTAGTTGACCCTCAGCCTGGCGCTATGACGGCTCAATTCGTAAGCTGGTGCTTCAAGCAACGCGATGCCGACAATAGCTAACAGAATATGCCTGGTAGGAACACACTATTCTACTACGACCGACTTGTAAAGAAGTCGTTTCTCGAGGAGACGATTACTAGATTGTACTGAATACTGTTCAAACCAGTACATCCGTtacaggatcaggatcatgtAAAACACGGAATTTGTTGGTTGGTAGACACAGTTCGGAGAAGGAAGCTAGCAGCTAGCTTGTATTACTTATTGTCATCTCTGCATATGCACTTCTTGTCGCTCAATTCATTAAGTGTGATCTTGTGCGTATATTATAATCACCTAGTCATCGATAAAAGCATGACACTCGCTctgtatatacgtatatacagTCGATCATTGACGTCGTATATTGAGACCGAATGGCCTAAGGCTGAATGAGTACTTGTAGTGGTATCAGAGGTGATCAAAATCCCGAAGAGTATTGGACTAAGATCAAAATCCAAAAGTATATCCCAATAAAAGTATAACGCAGAATCCGACCACACatcccaagatcaaggtaTCTCGCCTCCTCCGCGTCCTTATGGCGGTGATCAACGAATTTATACCTGGCATCTGGGAGATGACGCCGCCCATACGTGAATCGATAGACGCGAGGAGGGTACGTTGTTGTGCGAAATCTTCTCTTGTTGCATATGCTTGGCTGCGGGGGGTGATAAAAGAGCAATTGAGTTGTAGGTCAGCTTCAACGTTGCATGATTGAAAGGTCAAGATGAGTGCGAGCGAGCTTGAACAGAGAACAAATCCGCCAACGGCAATGAAACGTCAGAAGCGAGTGAAACTGAGCTGGGGCTGGGACCCACTTCAAggtatcatccatcattcgATGACTCGAATCTAtccttcctcgatcttgcAATAATGCGTCGGTCTGAGAATTGGTAGCTGTTTTGTAATCACTAAGATACGTCGACGGTCAAGGTCAGTGCAGCGACTTATCGATCAAGACATGTGATAGACAAGATCTTCGGGGTCGAGCTTACTTGATATCTTTCCTTACTGAGCCTAGTAGATTCGACCTTCGTATACTCTGCTCGACATTGCCCTAAAACATTACGATGCTCTGACATCAGCACTAGCAGACCAAGGAGCGGTACTTTCTCTCGGTGCAGTGATATACATGGGCTTTACTGCCCAGCCATTGAAAATCTGAATTCCGTTGGACTCACCCTCGTTCGCACGAAATCTCGCCTGTAATCATCCAGATTATCCCTATGACGTTGCGCAGCATGTTGCATCGACGCCGAAGGGGGTTGCGAAGGGGAATTTATCAGTGCTGAAAGATCATCTATTGCTTGTTCGAGCTATTGTGAATCAACGCGAGTAGTCAGCCGCTACTTTTGTGATCATTGAGTCGTAAGGGATAGTTCTCTGATTCGAATGCAGCACTATCGCTCTGATTCGAATGCAGCACTATCACATGTTGCATATGCTGCGAGCATAGCAATGTCCGTTCTGCTTGGTCCTGTCGTTGTGCAACAATGAAGTCTGAACAATGgattttgattctgacttaCCTTCCCCAACagctcctcgatctcctcttctaCCAATTTATACCCACCCAcaccatccccttcttcctctgctccCAGGTCTTTCCCGCCGCCGCCGCGGGCTATCGTAGCTGCCAATTTAGAGTATGTCGATAGTTTACTGTCTAAAGCTGTTTCTAGTGCTCTGGCATGACGTCGAGCATTATCCCATGTAGGTACTGCCATCTTATTCGTACTTCTCCGCTTCTGgtgttgttgatggtgtttGTGGAAGTCTTCCTTTGCGTATACTAGCTCAGTATCTGGCTACAATGATAGTTGAACAATGAGAAGTTGAACAGTTGAACAACGCGAAGCAACATGCATAGCTTAGCACATAGCCGGAATGCACCTGCTAAGTGGGTAGCTCAGATAAGATAAATGGCGTTATTCACCCCGCATTAATATTCTTGATTACGAGTAGTTAACGTGTCTATGTCCATGTCGCGTGTCATCCTCGAGCGGTTCATGTTCTGTCATCTCATCTGACTATACTCGAAAGGTGAAAGCTTGATCCTTTGCAAAACGAGGGAATAACGAACAGATATACGGAACACAGACGAAACACAACGGCCGAGCAAGCGAAAAGATTCCACAGCACCACAGACGAGCATAATCAGAACAGGGCCGAGACGGAATCATGCTGTCACGACGAACGATATTGTCCTCCGTGGCCTTAGGTATACTTGGAGCAGCTCATGTCTCGGCAACGGCCCTGACGGCTATGCTAGGAGCGAACGAGCGGAGTTGTTATTATGCAGACGTGGATGGTGTCGGGGAGAAAGTCGGTGAGTGATCCTTATCTTTTACTGCCATGACGGATGACTTCAAGCATATCATGCCATGTTATTTCCCTGTCTGTATATGACATGCATCTGTTCGTCCCAACGACCTGGACCTCACACGACAAGTAGACATGAGATAACACTGACGAATATGTAACTATCAAGGCTTCTACTTCGCAGTGCAGTCCGGCGGGAACTTCGAGATCGATTATGTAGTCATGGACCCGGACGATAAGGTTTTGTTGGAGGGTGTAGCCGAGAAACAGGGTGATTACATCTTCACAgcgaacaaggtgagttcagttCAGTTCAGTTAGGTTCGGCTCGGTGCAGTCAACCTGATTCAACTTCCTCCGCTTGGGACTATACTATACTTCGCAGATACATAATCAGTCAGTCAAACTATACTATATGTACTGACGCCAATGGTGCAAATTCAGGTCGGGGAATATTCATTCTGCTTCGAGAATGAAGCGTACACTTCAGATAAATTACTTGACTTTGAGTAAGTTAAATTCGCGCAATGGTCGTCCTATTGGACGGACAAGGTGACGcgggatcaagctgacgagcACCACCCAATGCTTATCCTTCTCATcacactcgcactcgcactcgcagCATAATGGTCGAATCGGAACCTCGTCGTATACTATCCTCAACACAACAACCATTGAAAGAGCACACCTCCTCGCTCGAGGAAAGCACATACAAGATCAGCGGCTTATTGAGCAGTATAACGAGGACACAGAAATAGTACGTGTCTCTTTCGAGTCGACTGAATACTTCCACCATGAAGACTTCAGGCACCCCGATGACAAAGACATCGCTAATGCCCTTTGCCTCCCCACAGCTTCCACACGCGTCATCATAGGAATTACTCGACCGTCCTGTCGACTCAATCGAGGATATTCTGGTTCACTATCCTGGAATGCGTGATTATAGCAGCCATGTCTTTGTGAGTGAACATTCCTGCTTTAGCGTAAACCGTACCGCAACTAAAGGAGACTCTAATGCAATAGAATCCAAATATGGATATTGAAGACTTTCTTCTCGAGGTCcggcaggtgagttgacccTCGAGTTGACCCTCAGATCTTTCACTGCAACTGGGAAAGTGcattcaagctgatgtcattcaCTTCACAGACGATACAAGGTGTAGTTGACTTTGAGGCAATAAGACTATGACACgaaatgagaatgaccaaTGCATCACGTTTTACGGAAAACCTGCCCATGAATACAAGCGTCTCTCTTCACAAACATCGATGCTGAAACGCCATATATAAACAATGAGATATCGCCACAGATGAAAATTCAGATAGTTACGCTCTACCTATGGGCCTGAGCTTGACTGCCTTTGAGCCTTCGTTCCTGCTCCATCCTAGCCGATTCATGCACCGTGACAGCCTCGTCGACCCACGGCAGACTAAACAAGTCAGACCTCctcaagtcttcttctcggatATTACCTCCGTTCAGACCAGGAGCCCCAATCTGGTATCCTAACATCTGATCTAAATCTCTAGCTTGGACAGCTAGCCAGTTCTGGATGAATGCTTGCGGGTTGGCCCTATTCAAGATGGAATGAGAATATAAATTATCAACTGTCCGGCTTCATTGTACTGGTCCACTCATTCCCACACCATTGTTTCGGTGTGGGGATGTGGGGAAAAGCGggtcgatgctgatgatgccaCTCACGCGAAAGACTCTAAGAAATCCCTCTTCTGCTTAACGTCCCTGGCGAAGTAAGCCAGTTCTCCGACCTTGTCCTCCAGTTGAACtatctctttcccttctttgcCCTCGAAACTTTGCACGAGGGAAgacatcttcgacttgaGGGGATCCTCGACCTCGAAAGGGATATCAAAGCATTTAGGATGGAAGTTGAAATCCTTGTCGACCCTACGACAAAGCGAGGTAACGCGCATCAGCTGTTGCCTTCATAACGATTGATTCGGCTCGCTTAGCTGAACTCACTGTATCGTATAAGGAATAACGATGGGATCTGGATGAGTCAAGAACCTAGTTGCCATCTCAGGTATCTGATGGAACGCTATAGGCTCTGTTCCTTGAGGGAAGATCTGCCAATAAATCAGATGACAAAAGGATTCAGTCAAGATTATTGGTAGAAACGTAGCGATTTGAAGAAGACACACCTTTTCTAAGCCTCCTACAGCTTTGATTACAGTCCCATCGTCTCGATCTTGCGCTCCGACAACTTTGATCAACTTCCACACCCCGTTGATGATCTCGGACCTCGTTCCTTCCTTTATCGAGATCAGATCCGCAAGAGGCTGTAGCACCTTGAATCTGTCTGGGGAATGACTGAGGTGGATAATGATTCGAGCATTGACATTCTGATCCCCCCGGCGCAGTATTTCAAAGCCGTCCAACGGCGGAGTGGTATTTTGAGCGTGCCACTGAAGTCACAAGCCAACATCGACGTCAACTTGGTAACCCACGAGTCAAATTAAATGTAtgattggactcacctcaacgaTGTTGCCTTCTGGGAAAGTGGGTGCTTCGCGATTATCGAATTCAACAATCACGCTCTTCAAGAACGTCGAAAATTTACGCTTCGTCCTGTCCAATCGCGTATTACCGAACTGCCCAGAGCCATGAAATCAACATCGTCCACTCAAATCAATTCTAAAAACGTGTCAATGAACTTGACGAATGACACCTACATCAAGTAGTCTACCTTCgatcttcatcacccatcCAGCGATACCTTTCCCAGTATTCACATCTACGCCTTCACCCAGCGTCTCCACTTTGCTTTCCTGCGTCAAGTTGACCGGCGGCTGACTCTCGCCCATAGTGACATCTCCATCACCTGTCtcattcttctcttccgagCTGTTCGcattttcagctgattcagcGTTGGGGGCAGAAGCAGCGTTCGCTTCTGCTTGCGATTCAGACTTCTGCCAGGGTTGATCATGTGCTGTATTTGATATGTACACTCGTAGTGTCCTCTTCACCTGATTGTTGTAATCGCATCGTCTATATTAGCAGTTGTAGAGAATCACTTGGAGATGGGGTACGTGGGGATAAATACATACCCTCGTTGGTTTCCCGAAGGTATCATTGATTTCggctttcttcctcaagatCGTCCAATCCAGCTTTTGTTCCAGCTTGATGAGCTCTGTAAACGCTGGTGAGTCCGGTACGAGTGCTTGAAGGACGTGAGGCGGTGGAAGGGGTGGACGAGGATGTTTCCTGTTCGCGGTAGGATATCCGCAAATTGCAATCAGCCCGACACACCGATATCATTGGGAAGGGGGATATAGTACTCTGCCTTGCATATACTCACAATCTTCTCACAGAGTCAGCATCGCCCTCAGCTCTTCTCTTGTTATCTCCTTGTCCAGATTGTTGAGGATACGACGGTGTCTGAGAGATATTAGGAGCATGCGAAGGACCAGCTTGAGCGACCGACATGGTGATCTGCAGCGGAATGTTCGAAGGAGACTAAGACGGAAGGCAGCAGAAGATAGCTGAGATTAACAGATACACGAGGGAGTGCAGTTATTGTTTACAACGTAAAGATAAacgcgaagaagctcaacttGGAATTCATGTTCTGGTTAACGCACGACGATTTCAGGGATATATTGGATTCAAGTCGTTTCTAATGAAATTACGATTTTGGGTGTGCACTTACTCTCCAGCTAATTAGGTTCACTTTCTAATTCGAGCTATTCCACGCGAATGATCGAATGATCAACTAAAAATTCAAAAGTGGAGGATCTTCACCTGTATTCATTCATCTAACACCCAATTTCTGAAAGCCCGAACGTTATAGCGGGAACCTTATCTGGGCCAACAGCAAAGGCACAATCGAACCAAGCGAAAGACTGAGTAGAATTCCGAGATGGCGagaggatcttcttcaaagcTGAAACAACATCCTCGAGCACCTTCTACCCAAGACCAAGATATAGAGGACGATTATCTGGAAGACGATTCTGAAGTAGATGAATTCGCCGATGACTACGATTCCCCACCCGAAGGCGATGGAATAGACAATGATCTTGAGGAcgagaccgaagaagaagaagaagaaggcacTGGCCGAtgggaagctgatgattgggacgagaacgatgatagTCATGACAGCCAGGACagtcaaagtggaagtgatagtgaagatgaggatgatgcgcAATTGGTGAGCAGGTGCACCACCCTGTCTACTTGTCACAAAGTGCTCATCGTCAGGCTGACTCATTCCCatgctttctcttcctcagaaACAACTTCAGAATGGTAAGCTTTCGCGGAGGGCTACGATATAATCAAACAAAAATCGTAAGCTAACGCTCAGTCGTACAGACCTCACTTCGTTACCTCTATCGACCTTGGCCAAAGCTCAAAAATCCCTCTCTTCGGCAAAACAAGCCTCATCCTCTGGTTCCTCAAAAGAAGATCGAGTAGCAGCGATCAAGGCGAAACTAGCTCAAATGcaaaaaggcaaaggtaAAGCTTCCGCCGTCGATCCTTATGCGCAAGCATCCAATCATGGTGTCACCACAAATGGTagtgaaagcgaaagtgagagCGGAAGCGATAGTGGGCCTGAATCAGGCAGTACAAAGCGCGGAAGCAAGCATGCGTGAGTAAACATCATGCCTCGCATCGCTTCTGACCGTGGCTGACTCCCATTACGCACGTGCAGGCCCACGGCGATGAGCACGAAGAAGCAAGTTTCGAGGAATAGGCGAGTGGTCGATATTCATAAACCTGTGAGTATGGCAGTGCTTCATCTGCCATACATTCACTACAGCGAGTGACCAGTCAATGGAAGCTCATGTCCTCTTCGATCGAACGTAGGACCGTCGAGACCCGCGATTCTCCAGCGTATCAGCGGGCAATTTAGACGCTCATCTGCACAACGCATCTTATGACTTCCTCCCCTCTatgctgaaggaggaaatggCAAATCTCAGAACCGCTCTCAAGACCGCTGAGAAGGTAGAACGGAGTTGTCCGTGGGCGGAAAAGCCAATGAGGACAGCCGAGCGAGAAGCGATCGAATTGCAATTAGGTAGACTCAGAACCAAGTTGGTCAAACATGAGAACGAGGAGCGGGAAAGGAATGTGTTGAGTAAAGtaaagaaagaagaaagagcgaAGAGGGCCGAAGGGAAGGGCGCTTGGTATttgaagaagagcgagaagagggatttgtTATTGAAATCCAAGTTTGAGAGTTTGGAGCAGAAAGGCGGTAAGACGGCAGTTAAGAAGGCTttggagaagaaaaggaagaagatcgctAGTAAAGAGAAGAAATCTAGGCCGTTTGCGAAGGGCGCTGGTGCTGGTGTTGGGgacggaagcggaagcggaggtGATCAGAGGAAAAGGCAGAGAGTGTAGAATATCAGTGAAATTCAATGTTGCTGtacctcgatcatcttgtATCATGTATATAACATTAGCCCGGACCATGGCACACACGTTGGTTCCCGCTACACTGCAGTCCCCGTGGTCGATGACAGCTGAGCTCGACGGGTAGAGGTCAACATGAAGCACTCTTTCTTCTGCAGAACCGTGACGCCGCTCTCAAATGAGCATTCCCAAACCGTCCCTCAGTTCCATCCCTCACAGCCCTAATCTTCCATTCAATGGACCGGTCAAATCATTGAAAGCCAATAACGAGGCGAACAGTTCGAAAGCGGGATAATGCAGATGCGGGCCCGGAAGtgctcatcaatcatgatACATACGATCCGAGCAATCCATCAACCATCAGCCATTACACCTCAATGATGTGATGTCTTTTCAGGTCAGGCGTATAAATAAACTATAATTCCCAAATATCTCTTTTGAAAGAACCAATAGCTTATCGTCCACCTTTACCGCCCTTCATAGCTTGCTTGGATACCTTGGGGACGTTGGATTGACCCTTGTTGGCGGCCTTCGAGGTCTCCTTGTCACGCTTCTCGGTCTTGGCTTTAGTGATGGCGGCAGCTCGGGCGGCGGCTCGGACTTCGGGCTTGGCAGTTCGCTTGGCCAAGATGGAGGCGAGATCGGCACCTACGATACCTCGCTGCGAAGAAGCAAAATAACATGAATCAGCATTATGACCCTCTCCAGCCGGCGGCACCCTGTGAGGACTTTgtccctcttcgtcgtccacGACCACCGTCCACCTGACGTCCTCCTCACCGTCATCGTCCTGTGTCCTCCTCACCGTCATCGTCCTGTGTCCTCATCATATAGGGCAACGGCGTCGACGATGTCAAGGTCTACTCCCGCCTTGTCCACTTCAACCCGAATACACCTGACGACACCATCCCTCATCATATCTACATCTGATAACTCCCTCTACGTCCTAGCGGTTCACCCTTCGCTACACACGACTCCTGTCCTCCTTTCCAGCTGTGTCCAAACATCTGCTCCGGAAATCTGACAATGAGAGGACTGATACCCACTTGGACCTTGACGTTCTTTC comes from the Kwoniella dejecticola CBS 10117 chromosome 11, complete sequence genome and includes:
- a CDS encoding methionine aminopeptidase, type II produces the protein MTPVAVPTLEDLSIAEKEKKPDVVENEEEDGEDDDDVEGDETPGAGDAKKKKKKKKSKKKKSAALTQSEPPRVGLSKIFKNGVYPAGQEVEYKNDTTSRITSAEMREKERLAQDDPSTRYQNIRKAGEVHRQVRAYAQKNIKPGMKMVDIADMIENGTRALVEENGFDSGIGFPTGLSVNEVAAHYTPNPGDTKVLNNGDVMKVDFGVHVNGRIVDSAFTLNFGDPAWDKLLEAVKDATNTGISEAGIDVRLCDVGEAIQEVMESYEVEVNGKTYPVKSISNLNGHSIAPYSIHGGVGEKPGKSVPIVKQHGSSIDTQKMEEGEYFAIETFGSTGKGRVDEQGACSHYALSQHAPERYTGHHQSAKTLLASIRRNFGSLPFCRRYLEHVGEKNYLLALNTLVKENIVLDYPPLVDPQPGAMTAQFEHTILLRPTCKEVVSRGDDY